A genomic window from candidate division WOR-3 bacterium includes:
- the cutA gene encoding divalent-cation tolerance protein CutA: MSVNYLLVIVSVPNITVARKLVAVTLKHRLAACVQVTEQVRSTYWWQGVLTSSKERICIFKTTSEHYPKLEQVIKKVHPYENPEILALPIVTGSEEYLCWLTQELKSPRNGEQG, encoded by the coding sequence ATGAGTGTTAACTATCTCTTGGTAATTGTCTCGGTTCCTAATATAACCGTTGCCCGTAAACTTGTCGCTGTTACACTTAAGCATCGTCTTGCCGCTTGCGTGCAAGTAACAGAACAGGTCAGGAGTACTTACTGGTGGCAAGGGGTGCTAACATCAAGCAAGGAACGAATTTGTATATTTAAAACTACCTCAGAACATTACCCAAAACTGGAGCAGGTGATTAAAAAAGTCCATCCCTATGAAAACCCTGAAATACTCGCTCTCCCGATTGTTACCGGCTCAGAAGAATATCTGTGTTGGCTCACTCAGGAATTAAAATCACCAAGGAATGGGGAACAGGGTTAA